From the Candidatus Zixiibacteriota bacterium genome, one window contains:
- the meaB gene encoding methylmalonyl Co-A mutase-associated GTPase MeaB — MTEDKPNRKKRDSHPSALHVVRGVEGGHDGLPGNSRKNTERKKPSAENHGLTTAQYIEGVLAGDRTILGKAITLIESNAPAHQNQAQDVLRELLPHTGCSLRVGITGIPGAGKSTFIETLGCRLTAQDHKVAVMAVDPSSSLTRGSILGDKTRMEQLSREPGAFIRPSPSGGTLGGVARKTRETMLVFEAAGYDVILVETIGVGQSEITVRSMVDFFLLILIAGGGDELQGLKRGVMEIADAVLINKVDGDNIKPARLAQTDYQRALHYLQPATRGWQTEAHLASSLTGYGIDDIWKVILKFREITGRNGEFDRRRREQSRDWLHTMLEERLKDLFYRHPNVEKKLPEIEQKVMNGRLPVTIAAWELLQTFEKE, encoded by the coding sequence ATGACCGAAGATAAGCCGAATCGAAAAAAACGTGATTCTCATCCCAGCGCCCTGCATGTCGTGCGGGGCGTTGAGGGTGGTCATGATGGCCTGCCGGGCAATTCCCGGAAAAATACCGAGCGGAAAAAACCATCGGCTGAAAATCATGGTTTGACCACGGCCCAATATATTGAGGGGGTCCTGGCGGGGGATCGGACCATACTCGGGAAAGCCATTACCCTGATTGAGTCGAATGCCCCGGCCCACCAGAATCAGGCCCAGGATGTCCTCCGGGAATTACTCCCCCATACCGGTTGTTCTCTTAGAGTCGGCATAACGGGTATCCCCGGGGCGGGGAAAAGCACATTTATCGAGACCCTCGGATGCCGCCTGACAGCACAGGATCATAAAGTGGCCGTGATGGCCGTTGATCCCTCGAGTAGCCTTACCCGGGGAAGTATTCTCGGCGATAAAACCCGCATGGAACAGCTTTCTCGCGAACCGGGAGCGTTTATCCGGCCCAGCCCCAGCGGCGGAACCCTTGGAGGGGTGGCCCGCAAGACCCGCGAGACCATGCTGGTATTCGAGGCCGCCGGATATGATGTTATTCTGGTTGAAACCATCGGGGTCGGTCAGAGTGAAATCACGGTCCGTTCCATGGTCGATTTTTTCCTGCTGATTCTGATTGCCGGGGGGGGGGATGAACTTCAGGGATTGAAACGCGGTGTTATGGAAATCGCCGATGCCGTTCTGATTAACAAAGTCGATGGAGATAATATCAAACCGGCTCGTCTGGCCCAAACCGATTATCAACGCGCCCTGCATTATCTTCAGCCGGCTACCCGGGGATGGCAAACCGAGGCTCATCTTGCCTCGTCGTTGACCGGGTATGGGATCGATGATATCTGGAAGGTGATTTTGAAATTCCGTGAAATAACCGGTCGTAACGGCGAATTCGACCGCCGCCGCCGCGAGCAATCCCGGGATTGGTTGCATACGATGCTTGAGGAACGACTGAAGGATTTGTTTTATCGACATCCCAATGTCGAAAAAAAACTGCCCGAAATCGAACAGAAAGTAATGAATGGCCGCCTTCCGGTCACGATTGCCGCCTGGGAATTACTTCAAACCTTTGAGAAAGAATAA
- a CDS encoding ATP-binding cassette domain-containing protein, producing MGVLSLENVKLNLGGKPILNNLSIDFWDNHIHAVVGPNGAGKSTLAATIMGLGGYTIDEGDIIFEGNSIRDWPLDKRAKGGITLAWQEPARFEGLTVRDFIRASARDKSEANLEKCLRQAGLEPAVYFRRAVDKTLSGGERKKVELASILAMQPRLALLDEPDSGIDIESIQRIFDAVRILKEGGTTVILITHSLAVLDQAEHAFLLCSGQLVDKGNVGRIRKYFERNCMPCDHKNLPQPIQLGDKA from the coding sequence ATGGGCGTCCTGTCCCTTGAAAATGTGAAACTCAACCTGGGCGGCAAACCGATCTTGAATAATCTTTCCATCGATTTCTGGGATAATCATATCCATGCCGTGGTGGGACCCAACGGGGCCGGAAAATCAACCCTGGCCGCTACCATTATGGGACTGGGCGGGTACACTATCGATGAAGGCGATATTATTTTTGAAGGAAATTCAATCAGGGATTGGCCGCTGGATAAACGGGCCAAGGGTGGAATTACCCTGGCCTGGCAGGAACCGGCTCGTTTTGAGGGGTTGACGGTCAGGGATTTTATACGAGCCTCCGCCCGCGATAAAAGCGAGGCTAATCTCGAAAAATGTCTTCGACAGGCAGGCCTGGAACCGGCTGTATATTTTCGCCGGGCGGTCGATAAAACCCTCAGCGGCGGAGAGAGGAAAAAAGTCGAACTGGCCTCGATTCTGGCCATGCAACCCAGGCTGGCCCTTCTCGATGAACCCGATTCCGGGATCGATATCGAGTCCATACAGCGAATATTCGATGCCGTCCGCATTCTCAAAGAGGGTGGAACCACGGTGATTCTGATTACCCACAGCTTGGCCGTTCTCGATCAGGCGGAGCATGCCTTTCTGCTCTGTAGCGGGCAGTTGGTTGATAAGGGTAACGTCGGCCGAATAAGGAAATATTTCGAAAGAAATTGCATGCCGTGCGACCACAAAAATCTTCCCCAGCCAATTCAACTTGGAGATAAAGCATGA